The following nucleotide sequence is from Salvelinus namaycush isolate Seneca chromosome 23, SaNama_1.0, whole genome shotgun sequence.
TAAGCCTTCTGCCTGACAGCATGTGTATAAATGGAGTATTTATACGCCGGGAAGATAAACAGAATTGACGTGGTATTATATCGCTGTGCTAAAAGACTGTCACCTTCCTCAGGGTAGAAAAAGTCAGTGGCTCTCTCAGCCAACCCACCACATCTTGTCATTTTGAAATAAAATTCAGAGTGGATAATTTAGCTAGAGGCCTTTGTTGCTGACATGTTTgtcgctcctcctctctcctggcaGGTAATGACGAGACATAAAACCAATCCTGGAGATGCCGAAGAGAAGAGACATTCTTGCCATCGTGTTGATAGTGTTACCGTGGACTCTGCTCATCACCGTTTGGCACCAAAGCGCAATCGCTCCGCTGCTCGCCATCCGCAAGGGTACATCCTCCACTTTCTCATAGGTCCTCTGTTGAATGGTGTAGAAATATTCAATAGCTAATTCATCCAATCCAATCAGGTCACATGCCCAGTTACAGAACATCAtggtacagtacatacagtacaacacatgCCTTCCACAGAGTCTGTTACAGATCCCTATGTGGTGGTGTGCATTATCAGACTGTAACATAGGTCATTTGTCAGTTAAGGCTATCAAAAACGCACTTCTTGGTAAGTGTCCTTTGATTCACACAGCCCCATCTGCAGCTTGTGCTTGGTGCTATGGTCTTCAGCAGTCATTCAGCTTATCTATTTAGCAGTTAAACTGTAGCAGACTTTTCAAATCAAAAGGAGACTAAATTAATTTCTAATGCCCTTTAATCAGCATCTGAAATAATAATCACTGTTCCCTAATAGCTTCCAGGCAGGCTTTATTGAATCTCCTGAGTCAATATGTGCGGCttccacatactgtacacaagcCTGAGATGTTACCACACTCTCACATTATGAACCCCCCCCCCATAAATGTGACCCTAAGTGACCATAATAAACCAACAGTGTGAGTACAGTACTCTGTCTGGTGAACAGAACCATATTCAAAAgttccaatgcagctgtttttatctcaatatcaaatcatttctgggtaacaatgaagtaccttactattacttttttaaattaaaaaggtcaaaaagaaacaacaaTAGCAAtatctcaagcaagaattttactAGGActgtgggagtggtctgagtgagaAGCCTAATTGGATGAAACTAATGGGAGGGATATGTAACCTGAAGCTAGCCGtttttggcagagaggtttgaaactgtttgttattggtctattaacttatacCGCCGGGTGATGTCGCCAGGTAGGCCAAAAATtctggtcttttcaaacagctcttacactaaaacaGCATTAGCATAATTTTCACAATGTCACAGTATTATACCAACCTCAGTgtggcaatatatatatatatataaaacgcagaaacattttatttttgacagcactgggcctttaaggtgACAGTAAATCAATAGCGTTCTTTGTCTCTTTCCATTTGCCATCAAGGTAATATAGGCAGGTTTCCACAAATCATCTGCAGCCTTCTCTTTGTTTGGTCTTAAAAGGAGCAGGGGGTTGCCAGATTGCTTTCTGTCAGCCACCGCAGAACATCTGGCCATCAGCAGATTGTGTTAATCTGCTGTGTGACGCAGAAATACAATTTTTATGTCTGAAAGAGGATCCTCCGCTCTAACTGAGCACCGATAAAGATTGCCATTAGCTATGGAACAATGTGGGGAGAAATGAACTATGTTAATGATCCAATAATGATATTCTATCCAACATAGAGGGCTATAGGGGCCGCATAATCATAGCTCCACTCCTGGAATAGACCCTGTCCCTGCCACGGCTGTTCCAGCTGAATGAGTAGGGGCAGCCAGGGGAGCCGCTGCCCTAACCATACTGTAGCCATGATGTCCGCTCACCTCACGCTGCCTGCTTTCGCTTTTTGCAGCCTGTCACCACCTAGTAAAAGAGATCTTTATCATACCAGAGAGGCTTGCAGTCCATCGACACCGACTCGCAGGTACTTGCCTCTTGCATTGTGTCACCTGAGATTATACAGCGGGCGACCCCGCTCCCGGGGCGTGCTAATGCCTTACATGTCTTCCTGTTCCCCTGCAGATGACGGAGCCGACAGAGGGCGGAGGGAGGCGGGCCAGGCCAGCGACTCTAAGGAGTACTGCTCCTCTGATAAGGACATAGTGGAGGTGGTGAGGACGGAGTACGTGTACACGCGGCCGCCGCCATGGTCCGACGGGCTGCCCACCATCCACATAATCACCCCCACCTACAGCCGCCCAGTCCAGAAGGCAGAGCTGACGCGGCTGGCCAACACCTTCCTCCACGTGGCCAACCTGCACTGGATCCTGGTGGAGGACTCTCAGAGGAGGACCCCGCTCGTTACACGCATGCTCAAGGAAACGGGTCTCAACTACACCCACCTGAACGTGGAGACTCCCAGGAACTATAAGCTGCGTGCGGACACGCGGGATCCCAGGATACCCCGGGGCACCATGCAGAGGAACCTGGCACTGCGCTGGCTCAGAGAGACCTTCAACTCCAACAGCAGCCAGGCGGGCATTGTCTACTTCGCTGATGACGACAACACCTATAGCCTGGAGCTGTTTGAGGAGGTCAGTACAGGCCTGGGGCGCACTGGCATCTCATGGCCACATATGGTCCACTAGATTCACTTTAGTGTCACTGAATATAATGGTAGTGGGGAGTTTACGGCACATAACGTACATATTTctgttgtattatttattttaacatGAATGGTGGCTACTCCTACTCCTAGTACAGTAGTAATATATTGTGGTTATTACCTGAAATATTTTGATTCCCATTGCCAACAACAGTGGTCCGAGGATAAGTTTGAACTTAGTAATCAGTGATTCAGGCCATCCATTTTGACTCAAGACAGATTGGCTTGAATGGATGCTGTTAGGCCATGAGGCATTAGCCTTAGGTCTTGTTAGTGTGAAGGGGGCAGGTTGTAAATGGTGCGATCCGTATCGATGGGTCCGTTATTACCTTTCCCTGGAAATCAGGCAGagtgctctccctctccctagaATCCTTCCATCACTTACACCCAGCACCAGCGCTCTTTATAGGGGAGAGTAACAACCTATAGGGCTGAGCTTGAGCTAGCTGCCTCTGGGCTGACCGATAGAGAGAGTCAGTGAGAAACCACTCCGACCCAACTGACAGAGCAGTAAATATCAGACCATTCTCATCGACCTGCTAACAGGTGTAAGTCATGGAGGGGATGGCTATAACAGCTACATGTAAAGAGGTTGAAAGTAGACATCCATCTAAGAGATTGCAGTTGGATATGCCATGTTGTTGTGATCTGGACTTGAATTAACCTGAATGGAAAGATGCCAGCTTGTTCAGCTTGACCTGACATTTGAAATATGAAAACTGGTACAAATTAAATCATTCATACACTCATATAAAATAGATGCTATccagaacctaaaagggttcttctgctgtccccataggagaaccctttgaagaaccctttttggttccagaaaGAAcccttttgattccaggtagaaccttgtTGGGTTACACATAGAGCCCTTTCCCCAGAGGGTTTtccatggaacccaaaatagttctgcctggaaccaaaaagtgttctacgttgaaccaaaaagggttatcttatgctgacagctgaagaacccttttggaacccttttttctaagagtgtaatgtCATGAACTCTTGCCCAGAGTTGTCAGTAATACGATAATACGACAGGTTACAAAAACAACGGCTGAATCAAATACCTACAGAAAGGAACTGTAATGGCCAACCTAACCTTCTGTTGTTGCTCCATTACATCACATTAAGCAGATTCTCTCACCCAGAGCAGAAGCAAAATTGTGTTTCTCTACACCCCGTTTTAAGTCCAGACCAAACCATGGGAAACATTCCATGTCGAGAGACATGGGTAGAGACTCTGctgtaaattgttaaaagtaaaatattgtatatatacacaaaagtatgtggacaccccttcaaattagtggatttggctatttcagccacacccgttgctgacaggtgcataaaattgagcacaccgtcatgcaatctccatagacaaacattgggagtggaatggccttactgaagagctcagtgacattaaACGTGGCACCGTTatgggatgccacctttccaacaagtcagcgtgtcaaatttctgccctgctagagctgcccgatcaactgtaattgctgttattgtgaagtggaaatgtctaggagcaacaacggctcagccacgaagtggtaggccacacaagctcacagaatgggaccactgagtgctgaagcgcgtagagcgaaaaatcgtctgtcctcggttgcaacactcactaccaagttccaaactgcctctggaagcaacatcagcacaataactgttcgtctggagcttcatgaaatggttttccatggccgagcagccgcacacaagcctaagatcaccatgcgcgatGCCAAGAACacaggctggagtggtgtaaagctcgccgccattggactctggagcagtggaaactcattctctggagtgatgaatcatgatccaccatctggcagtccgacagacaaatctgggtttagtgggtgccaggagaacgctacctgccccaatgtatagtgccaacggtaaagtttggtggaggaggaataatggtctggggctgtttttcacagagccctgacctcaaccccatcgaacacctttgggatgaattggaaagcagactgcgagccaggcctaatcgcccaacatcagtgcccgacctcactaatgctcttgtggctgaatggaagcaagtccccacagcaatgttccaacatctattggaaagccttcccagaagagtggaggctgta
It contains:
- the LOC120018877 gene encoding galactosylgalactosylxylosylprotein 3-beta-glucuronosyltransferase 1-like, with the translated sequence MPKRRDILAIVLIVLPWTLLITVWHQSAIAPLLAIRKDDGADRGRREAGQASDSKEYCSSDKDIVEVVRTEYVYTRPPPWSDGLPTIHIITPTYSRPVQKAELTRLANTFLHVANLHWILVEDSQRRTPLVTRMLKETGLNYTHLNVETPRNYKLRADTRDPRIPRGTMQRNLALRWLRETFNSNSSQAGIVYFADDDNTYSLELFEEMRSTRKVSVWPVAFVGGLRYESPKVNAAGKVYGWKTVFDPHRPFAIDMAGFAINLRLILFKPQAYFKLRGVKGGYQESSLLRELVTLNDLEPKASNCTKILVWHTRTEKPVLVNEGKKGFTDPNVEI